A segment of the Solanum lycopersicum chromosome 9, SLM_r2.1 genome:
atatccatttaattcatttgtttcattttaatgCTTATGTTGTTAACCAGAAATAAATGTGTaggatcaaaataaataatgtgtggaagctaacaaaataaatattaaaaaacaatcAGACAAAagaaggatatatatatatatatatatatatgattcttaaaattttgattaataattaaaatttatgttactaaattttaatgaaaaaacaatTGAAAAGGTTGAATGACTCTATGTGCAAAGAAGTCATAGTTGAGCGACTTTTGAGTTGAtaatgaaagttgagtgactttctgtgcAAAGAAATCATAGttgaaaatgaaagttgaaTGACTTTCTATGAAAACAattgatagttgagtgaccatcaaAGTTATTAACTCTCTCAAACTAATATAAACAATATTCTCCGTAAGACCCTGAATGCTCTGATTATTGAAGAAGGAACTAAAGAATAAGGTATCaacaacaatttattttattacgaAACAATTcatgatatttatattgatcTATTATACAGCTTTACGTCTAACATTAGATAGACCTCATAcagaaattatattaattttaccatattttaatttcatttattttgggaCAATCACATAAACTTCTAAATTATAAATCTACAAaaatgtcacgatccaaaaatggacgtgatggcactcgtcttatcccaccaagacaagtcagcctaaaactcaaccattataataaagtgcggaaataaaatataagtaacttaataaaacccccaaaacctggtagtcacgtgtacaagcctctaaagtattacaagattcaaaagaaaaactcaagtctcaaatgaacttgtttctagaatagaacaagatcataattatggaaaagaaagtctgctgagatggaaacacctacctcacaaatctccatgaagcctcggaaaagaagagactgacaagtacaacaaaaatccaggctcataatgagtaccaaaccacacggtactcagcaagtaaacctctaaacacaagctaaagggatgaaatacgggtactcctaccaccccaaactgaacctccacaactacaacctgcataaccTAACAGCTCatagtttacatagcacgtagctcaacaacaacacttagacaaattacatatcctcaacaacacttcaacaaattacatatcctcaaaacaatacttcaacaaattaaatatacgcaataacaagctcaatattgatcaatcacaagttccgcagaaaggcaatcagaagatcagcaaaacacaatatcaagttcactaatgataagtatgtgcaatgcaatgtcaagtataatgatgcatgtctgacctagtgatacacacccgctgtctctcagtccgggacccatgggggacatatctgtccatgcatctgtcgcggcgcacgacacgatcCTCGATAAtggtaaccatcgcggcgcacgatacgtccctcgaaatatagtatccatcgcggcacgcgagacgtccctcgaaatggtacatcctctttaagttctcattctttctcaatgcacataacacttgtcacaaccaatgcctcaggaTAATGCAGATTagaagttcacacaaataacgAGGAGAGgaacattttcataacatcgcacacttcacaaccacacaaacataaAGTCatatcaacaatgattcaacaagcctttaaccctttctcaacagatcacacataaacaattgatcacattgccttttgttatcccttgttttttcatcattagatttaatcaatgtggacaagtcaacccatcaccaatcccgttacttccaaacatataccacagggaagtacacgcatttcatacacttaacaagagtttagaaatccacttgcctgaATCCAACAAGAATATACTCCAGAACTTGAGTCTTTTCCATttgttgaacttccaactcaaataAATCTAGTCTAATAATTAACCACAATAAGATTCCAAAATCAACAACACCCATATTACTACGCGTACAGTCAATAACTCAACCCCAATTTATAATCACGTTCCTAATCTTGATGCCAATTAATATTCCAACTCTCATATTCCTCAAATTCGAACCTTgagttaagtcataatttctccaaacactacaaccctaataattttcacataatataatacatcataatatttaatatatcaaaacttgaatcataataaaataataataataataagaaaattcaaAGCAACAACAAAGTTAAGTTACGACCAAAATGACGAGAGTACCACTACTATTGAACCTCAAATAATATTCCCTTTATTCCTTTTTATCAATATTgtcaatattaataatgataattacaTTATAACCTCAGTCATTACAATATGattaatgtaacgacctgtttagtcgttttgagcagtagattttatttctggaaaaacaggctgagacgacggaactcacgacggaccgtcatgagcacgacggaccgtcgaggggtctcgtttcaaaacacttagaaattctaaaattgggtactgaaaattgactctctgaacttcgtaacggaatggtaggacggaccgtcacgggcgtgacggaccgtcacagactctttggtggaaattgagtctctgaaccttgcgacgacctgcaggacggaccgtcgcaggcacgacgggccgtcacaggttgcgtaatcccagtctgggtcagatttttttacacgttttaagggacgttttggactattcctactttaattataaagttagtgggtttatgttaataagtctaattacttgggggttaaaagaagtaaccttgagtaaattagtgggttattattgccatcttttattcttaattatatgctaattaggataaaaaaaagagggtttgaataagaaaaagaaaaagaacagaaagagagagaaggagaatcgatagagagagacgaacgaagaggaaaaacacaaggctttgggaaattcttgcttgatcactagtcttcggtggaggtaggttatggtttctcttacgatactcgtagtaaactcttaatagcgaatgatatgtattgataatattgtaaaccctgctatgtgcttaattgtatgcttgcatgaatgtaattatataattgtgattatataagcatgatgaagttattgaatcccaaatcttgaaaaaccctaatctcttgttaatgatgaggccttggtataaaagaaggcgtgatgaactaaaataatgatattgatgatgccttggtaagaaagaaggcttgatgaattgatagaaggagattaggggatcgggtgccacgttccggtaccaggatagaatatgaggatcggagtgtcacattccgacaccaggatagaatatggatagggtgccacattccggtaccaggatagaatatgaggatcggagtgtcacgttccgacaccaggatagaatatggatggagtgccacgttccggtaccaggatagaatatgaggatcggagtgtcacgtttcgacaccaggatagaatatggatcgggtgccacgttccggtaccaggatagaatatgaggatcggagtgtcacgttccgacaccaggatagaatatggatcgggtgccacgttccggtaccaggatagaatatgaggatcggagtgtcacgttccgacaccaggatagaatatggatcgggtgccacgttccggtaccaggatagaatgaggatcggagtgtcacgttccgacaccaggatagtatattgaggagcggagtgtcacgtaccgacacgagaggaataaagataatgaatcttgaaagatgttaatatatttaatctaatgaacctaattcccaaatgagtatgatgaggaggcgtgagtcctcattgatgagcttggtgttgtaaccaagggttatggtaattgtaaatgctgcatgctaaggatattagttgattttatgatgttatctgatatatactgttttctattttgagttggccgatgatacctactcagtacccgtgttttgtactgacccctacttttatgttttctttttgtttaattgtggagtgcagcaaacgtgccgtcatcttcaactcaaccgcaactctagctagtcttcattactccggatattagggtgagctaatgcttctagcttggactggatcttcctcttcatgtcttgatgccttgaagttccggcatggactagcttttatgtatttttagcttcttagaaactcttagatttagtaacttgaagtagatgttcttatgatgatgacttccagattttgggaaataatagttattgaattggtttttattaatgagtttaagtcttccgcattactttatgttgatagtacattgaaatgttaaggtttagatttggttggttcgctcacacaggagggtaagtgtgggtgccagtcgcggctcgatttgggtcgtgacaattgaCCAGTAACTCATTCCAACATTACTGTAAGCAAATGTACCAAtttctaattttcttatttcaaaacactgttgttgttgtttttttttattttttcctcttcaaaACCAATATTAAATGAATACTAACAAATATTGTTACACATTAATTAAAACAGATACTTATCACggtaaattattttcttttcaactcacacacacacatactaATATGTAGACTCTAATTCCTACAAGTCCAACctaaatattcatatacatacTAATTATAATAGGAAAATGTAATCAAAGTCACCTGAGGTTACGAGAATATCCTTCGGAGTGCAGCATGAATGTGAAAATAATACAACAACGTTCTTTTGCTTGCTACCTCCCCTAAGTAGTTTTTGccagaaagtttttttttttgttttatgcgTGTCTGCTGCTGCTATTGTTAGCAGCAGCTTTtaaccctttttttttcttttcaattgggcTTAGCCCTTTGTTTTTTTCCCTTTCCGAACTCGATTTCCTTTATGTCTTTCTCTACCGGGCCCCATTCGGGGTTTTTGTCCAGTACCTCTCGCTTCTCGAAGAAGAAATCCATAAAGTCCTCGGTAGGATTGGCAGCATCCCCCCTCAAGGCACGATTCctagttgttattattattattattattattattattattattatatttttcttaaaattaagtatatttattttccttttattattttataaaatttaattaactcttaatttattttaaaatttatagcaCTCATTTCTAcaagtcataaattatttataaaaattactaaaataattaaatttagataaatGGGTAAAATTCATAAAACGACTAAGGGGATCGTTATAAAAAAGTAGATGTGGTAATCTTTTATATCAAAGCTGCAAAGCAAAACAAGAATTAATATCATAACTTATATGCAGTTGTAGTTTCacattgtttacaataaattttaaagtgacgaacaataaattttgatcacaactaaataaataaaaatataattttattgattaaagTAACAGATATAATTCTATTGATCCCTTAATTctattattcaaaaaaagaaattattaaatcaaGTATGTGATCTAGTTAAGGTAAGTTGGAGAAACATACCTTCACATTATatagtaatttttaagaaatagagAAAAGCAATACTAAATCATGCATGGTTGGTTGACTGAATTATAAAGAATTCACATCAAGTTTGAACTTTGTTTAAAATTGTTCTCTCCGTTCagtattatttgtcatgatttctatttttaaagtcaaattataaaaattttaactaacattttaaaatatattttttatcatattaatataaaaaaatttgtaatttatagtactttttatatagttttagaatatctattttttttgtttaaaatatcgaattaatgtgatctaatttacctttgaaaattaatcaaattaacttttgataAACACAACATGACAAACATTTCTGAATGGAAAGAGTATAAATAaaacagaatcaacagaaaacagaatataatgttcaagaaaatcttttttaatttctccCAAGCATATATGATATGGTcgtcaattaaaaaaaataattatgacaagatattttaatattcaCGCTAATTATTTAGTTATGTACTTTGTTTATCTTGGtgaataattaacaaaaacaatacAAAACTAATGTGAGTTATGGTGAGATTATTCGATCACATTTGCTATAAAATTGTGAATTACATGGAGATGTTTATGGAGATCATTATGAAAATCAATACGAAATTTATTTTCCtgcaaattttcatactaattttcAGGAAAATCCCCATGTAATTTATACTTTTCTAATAGTAATTGGGATAATGTACGAGTACcctctcaacctatgtccgaaatcttaGAGATACACTTAttctatactaaggtcctattacccctatgaacttattttattaataattttctacccattttcgacctacgtggcactatcttgttgttccaacgctggttgacttttttttttcaagttagtgccacgtaggccaaagaagtagaaaattacttataaaatatgttCAGGGGTAATATGAActtattatagtataagtgtgtctctgaaatttcgaacATAGGTTAAGGAGATACTTATACATTTTCCCAATAGtaattcttttagttttttaaaattagaagtaTCATATTCAAATTCTTAATGCCGCCCTCATAAATGAATCTTGCAATACATGAATCTAAATTAAGCCAGATCCCAATAACTACCGAAcactaaattttcttttaaaacataaaattaacagTTCAACCACAGATTacacaaacaaaacaaagatGGGTCATAAAAGATTGAACATTTTAACTGCAATAATAGGGACATTTCTGTACCCTCCCCCCTAAACTAAGTAAAATTAAGATAACTAATAGTTTAGGTGTCAAGTTTATTATGGTCTTTAGATATTTTGTAATCTTTCTTTAATCAcgattaaactaattaattgtaAAAGTTGATGATATTAAAATGTTCTTACttgtaataataaaaagatttaCAATTGAACATGTTAAGTAAACCATTTTACTTTATCAACACTCTAAAATTAAGGTCGACCAACATAGCAAAGAGGAACTCATAAGGTGACCAAACTCAACatagaaaatgacattttttctttcattcaaacaaatttcaattaatcttttttctatatatagttccctaaatatattaataataatatcctcaacaaatatatatatatatatttttttaaaaaccaaaAACACACAAATGGGCTACTCTTATTTGCTATTTGGATTTGCCATTTTATGTTTATTGCCTCAATCAACATTTTGCATTACTAGGCATTATACATTCAATGTAACAAACTTATaaacttgatttttttcctttttttttttcctaacaTCATTGAAACTAACTACATTTTTGTTGTGTCGATAGATTGTAAAACACAACGTAACGAGACTATGCACCACGAAGAGCATAGTTAGCGTGAATGGGCGTTTTCCAGGCCCTCGTATTATAGCAAGAGAAGGTGATCGAGTGATCGTTAAGGTGATCAACCAAGTTTCCAACAACATATCTATTCATTGGTAAGAACTTAACAGAACACTAAAGTATCGAAAAATACTACATTTGTAATACTATATGTTATAGTACTATACTCATGTTTTGTGTTGTGCTAGGCATGGAATTAGGCAACTTGCAAACGGATGGGCAGATGGACCAGCATATGTTACACAATGTCCTATACAATTTAACAAGAGTTACACATATAACTTCACGATCATCGGTCAGAGGGGAACTCTGTTCTGGCATGCTCATATTTCATGGCTTAGAGCAACAGTTTATGGGCCTATCATCATCTTGCCACGACGTAACGAGTCATATCCATTCAAGAAACCATACAAGCAAATTCCAATCATGTTTGGTAAGTATATTATCATAGTAAAACAGTAACATTAGTTGACACAAATGttgatgttttgttttttttgttggtttCAGGGGAATGGTGGAATGTTGATACTGAGGCTGTAATAAATCAGGCTCTTCAGACAGGAGGTGGACCAAATGTTTCAGATGCATATACTATCAATGGCCTACCAGGACCTTTATATAATTGTTCATCGAAAGGTATAATCAGCGATATTGCTCTGACTCTCCAAAACTGACGTTGAATTCGCATCAGATTGTCCAAAAATGCACAACTTTTGGATGATCTGACACAGACCTAacgacatttttgaagagtctgaaTAATAATGACAACCACATTACATACTGTTGCTAATGTGTGACAATCTTATCTAAAAGTTAAAGTTGTTAGAGATATGACTACACTTTGAAATAATATCATGAGTTTGAGTCTTGTAAATAGTAGTTATCAAAAAGAATCACGTGCTTAGTCTATGAAAAAGAATCAGTCTAATGGCTTAAGCTTTTACGTGAGATAATCACATGCTACGACACATATTAGCGTATGTCATTTTCAAATTAACATATCATGTTTCTTCAGATACATTCAAGTTGAAGGTGAAGCCAGGAAAGACTTACATGCTACGATTAATCAACGCTGCACTAAATGATGAAATGTTCTTCAGCATTGCCAATCACACCCTCACCATCGTTGATGCAGACGCTATTTACACCAAACCATTTAACACAAATGTAGTATTCATCACCCCTGGACAAACCACCAATGTTCTTCTCAAAACGAAGCCACATTACCCAAACGCCACCTTCCTAATGGCGGCTCAGCCATACTTCTCCGGTCTAGGAACTTTTGACAACTCTACTGTTGCCGGTATCCTAGAATATGAATCCCCTTTACATAATTCTCCCACCAACAAAAGTAAAATCAAACTTTTTAAACCAACCTTACCAAATATAACTTCAACAAGTTTTGTTGCCAATTTCACCAAGAACTTTCGTAGCTTAGCTAACACTCCATTCCCAGCAAACGTTCCACTAAACGTTGACAAGCGTTTTCTCTTTACAATAGGACTTGGTTCTAATCCATGCCCCAAAAACATGACATGCCAAGGACCTAATGGCACTAAATTTGCAGCATCAGTAAACAACATATCGTTTATCCTTCCAACGACAGCACTACTCCAATCTCATTACTTTGGACAATCGAATGGGATTTACACCACAGATTTTCCGGTTACCCCTCTAAATCCATTCAACTATACAGGATCACCACAACCAAACAACACATTTGTAACCAACGCAACAAAAGTTGTTGTCTTACCATTTAATTCGAGTGTTGAGGTTGTGTTACAGGACACTAGCATACTCGGTGCTGAAAATCACCCCCTTCACCTCCACGGTCACAATTTCTTCGTTGTTGGTGAAGGATTTGGTAACTTTGATCCTAATAATGACCCATCTAACTTCAACCTCAAGGACCCTATACAGAGAAACACAGTTGGTGTCCCTGCTGGTGGATGGATTGCTTTTAGATTTTTCGCGGACAATCCAGGTAATAATTAACAACTTTGTTTGTAAACAAATGAATATACAAATCATAATAATGATCGTAAATTGTGATGTATCAAACAGGAGTATGGTTTATGCATTGTCATTTCGAGGTGCACACAAGCTGGGGACTAAGGATGGCTTGGATCGTGTTAGATGGATCGTTACCTAGTCAAAAGTTACCTCCTCCGCCTTCAGATCTTCCTAAATGTTGAACAAGAACATAAACTCAACTGCTCATTTCGCGATTTCTTGAGTGTTTTGAtcttcctttatttattttttttcggaAAATTTTCCTTCATTAAGTTAATGTGTTATtacattctttttttgttacattGAAATAATTCAAGAGAATTATGATCAACAAATGTTCTGCATCAACATGAATGCAATCCTATTTGTGTAAGTACGCAAACCTTATCCCTATCTTTCTGAGGGTAAATAGTCTGTTTTTTCATTAGACGGTTTAAATTGAAAATGTAAATGATTTTCACCCTTTAGGCACCATTCTCGATTATTCTAAATGCAAGAAATATTAGGATAATTTGAAAGGAAGgtgataattttattaattctcGTTATTCATTTCAAAACATATTCAAAtccaaaataagaaaacattaacaacttagaaaataaaataaaattgggaGGTACAAAAATTgcacaaaataaaattgtcaaCATTTGGGAAGATCCATTGGTGGAGGAGGCAACTTTTGATTTGGAAGTTTTCCATCTTGAACCAACCATGCCATTTTCAATCCCCAACTTGTATGAACTTCCAAGTGACAATGCATAAACCACACTCCTATTAACAAACATCATTATTCGTGGAGTCAGAAATTTTAacctgatatatatatatatatatatataatacttttttgaatgcatattcatataaaaaaaattacctggATTATCCGCGAGAAATCGAATAGCAACCCAACCACCAGAAGGAACACCTACAGTATTCCtttcaataggatcaactaggtTGAAATTTGATGGATCCTTTTTAGGGTCAAAATTTCCAAATCCTTGTCCAACAACAAAGAAATTAAATCcatgaagatgaagaggatGACTTTCAAGACCAAGAATGCTTGTATCTTGCATTACTAACTCCACACTTGTGTTGAATGGTAAAACCATAAGTTTTGTGTCATTTGCAACAAGAGTGTTATTTGGAGGGTTTCCAGTGTAATTAAACCAATTTAAAGGACTATAAGGAAAATCAGGTTTGTATACACCTTTAGATTGACCAAAGAAATGAGATTGAAGAAGAGCAGTTGTAGGTAACACAAATGACACATTGTTGATTGAAGCTGAGAATTTTGTACCATTAGGTCCTTGACATGTTTTGTTTTTATCACAAGGGCTTGTTCCAAGACCTACTGTGAAAAACAAACGTCTATCGACGTTTTGAGGTACATTAGCAGGGTATTGAGGACTCGCCAGACTTCTTAATCTATTAGTAAAATTGGTGACAAAATTTGTGTCATTCAGAGCTGGTAGTAACGGTTTAAAGAGCGGTAGATTTTTCAAATGGAGTTTTGTTTTGGATTCGTACTCTAATATTCCAGCAACTGTAGAGTTATCGAATGTACCAGGACCTGTCACATAAGGTCGAGCAGTCATGTAAAATGTTGCATTAGGGAAATGAGATTTGGTTTTGAGAAGAACGTTATGTGTCTGTCCTGGTGTAATAATAAGTGTATTTGTCTCAAATGGTTTAACGTAAACTCCGTCAGCATCGATAATTTGGAGAGTATGATTTGCAATACTGAAGAAAAGCTCGTCATTAAGTGCAGCGTTGATCAATCGAAGAAGATATGTTTTTTCAGGCTTCACCTTTAGTTTAAAAGTATCtgtatataatataaagaaGATATTTAATAGTATCATATATTTTAGTGTACCGACATTATTTAAAAAGCGAAAATAAATTACCTTTTGCGGAGAAGTTATATAAAGGTCCAGGAAGTCCATTGATAGTATAAGCATCGGAAACATTAGGACCTCCACCTGTTTGTAAAGCTTGTGAAATTATAGCTTCAGTATCAGCATTGAACCATTCTCCTGTgtgacataaatatattattattattagtattctaATCATTAATTTTCTAATAGACAAATTATTAGTGAAGGATTATAAAAATTACCAAAGATAATGGGAATTTCTTTGTATGGTTTAGCAAATGGATAAGGAGTATTTTTGTtaggtaaaataataataggacCATAGAGAGTTGATCTCAACCATGAAATATGTGCATGCCACCAAAAAGTTCCTCTTTGACCAATTATAGTGAAATTATACACATATTTTTGACCATTTTGAATTGGACATTGTGTTACATAAGCTGGTCCATCGGCCCATCCACTACGAACTTGTCGAATTCCATgcctatatatataataataatcgttaaatattaaatactcgTTGAACCTTATAAACtatttcacaaaaataaatatttatttgtttaccA
Coding sequences within it:
- the LOC101253711 gene encoding laccase-17; its protein translation is MTFFLSFKQISINLFSIYSSLNILIIISSTNIYIYIFLKTKNTQMGYSYLLFGFAILCLLPQSTFCITRHYTFNIVKHNVTRLCTTKSIVSVNGRFPGPRIIAREGDRVIVKVINQVSNNISIHWHGIRQLANGWADGPAYVTQCPIQFNKSYTYNFTIIGQRGTLFWHAHISWLRATVYGPIIILPRRNESYPFKKPYKQIPIMFGEWWNVDTEAVINQALQTGGGPNVSDAYTINGLPGPLYNCSSKDTFKLKVKPGKTYMLRLINAALNDEMFFSIANHTLTIVDADAIYTKPFNTNVVFITPGQTTNVLLKTKPHYPNATFLMAAQPYFSGLGTFDNSTVAGILEYESPLHNSPTNKSKIKLFKPTLPNITSTSFVANFTKNFRSLANTPFPANVPLNVDKRFLFTIGLGSNPCPKNMTCQGPNGTKFAASVNNISFILPTTALLQSHYFGQSNGIYTTDFPVTPLNPFNYTGSPQPNNTFVTNATKVVVLPFNSSVEVVLQDTSILGAENHPLHLHGHNFFVVGEGFGNFDPNNDPSNFNLKDPIQRNTVGVPAGGWIAFRFFADNPGVWFMHCHFEVHTSWGLRMAWIVLDGSLPSQKLPPPPSDLPKC
- the LOC101254231 gene encoding laccase-17, which gives rise to MGATEIFLLSLMIASCLLSSVSAATRHYKFEIKMQNVTRLCHTKSIVTVNGQFPGPKIVAREGDRLEIEVVNHVHNNISIHWHGIRQVRSGWADGPAYVTQCPIQNGQKYVYNFTIIGQRGTFWWHAHISWLRSTLYGPIIILPNKNTPYPFAKPYKEIPIIFGEWFNADTEAIISQALQTGGGPNVSDAYTINGLPGPLYNFSAKDTFKLKVKPEKTYLLRLINAALNDELFFSIANHTLQIIDADGVYVKPFETNTLIITPGQTHNVLLKTKSHFPNATFYMTARPYVTGPGTFDNSTVAGILEYESKTKLHLKNLPLFKPLLPALNDTNFVTNFTNRLRSLASPQYPANVPQNVDRRLFFTVGLGTSPCDKNKTCQGPNGTKFSASINNVSFVLPTTALLQSHFFGQSKGVYKPDFPYSPLNWFNYTGNPPNNTLVANDTKLMVLPFNTSVELVMQDTSILGLESHPLHLHGFNFFVVGQGFGNFDPKKDPSNFNLVDPIERNTVGVPSGGWVAIRFLADNPGVWFMHCHLEVHTSWGLKMAWLVQDGKLPNQKLPPPPMDLPKC